ACCTCACAGGCACAGTTCTTCTTGTTGTCCTCATCCACCCCATCATcagctggagctggagctggaaTGTGAGTGGCCTTTGGTTTCCTCCCCtgctctcctccctcctccctcctcctgtgCTGTGCTGCGCTCTGCCGCATGCATGTCTTGGATCCTTTCGCTCGCCTTGGTCTCTTGCTGCTGAGATTCTCGCCGCGCACATTCACGGGCTCTTAAAAGTCCCCTGCCCTGCGTTGCGAGTTCCTACCGGCTCCAGGCGCTGCTGAAATCCCTGTGGATTTTGGGTACTGTAAATCTTCTTTTTTTGCTTTCAGTAAAAAAAAGTTCCACCTTTCGGTTCAGTTCTTGGGGAATTTTGCCCTCTCTCGGTTTCTTGATTCGTTTCGGTTTTTAATCTCCTCCTCCTCTCACCCTGCATTCCCCCCTCTTTAGCGACATCCTCCGCATTCTGTTTCTGAAGATTTTTTTCGCCCCTCTTTAGCGGCAATCTGCACTTCTATTTCTGATTTAATCAATGCTCAATCTCAATCtgtgttgcttgttttttggcGCTCTTGATTGCAGCAGGTTGGTAGGCGCTTAGTCACATCCGGACCGCCGCAATGATGAGCTTCAAGAACCACCACGAGGGATTTGCGGGGCAgcagctgctcgccgccgccgccgccgccgcgagccagGCCTCCGGAGGGGCGCCGCTGCCCTGGTGGGTTGGGTCCCAGCTGCTGTACGGCGAGCCGATGGGCCACGGGAAGGCGCCGCCGGCCGTGCCCATGTCCATGTCGCCGCCGGAGGATGCCTGCCGGGACGGCCAGTTCCAGGTCGTGCCGAGGGCCCAGGCGCTGCTGGACGCCGTGCCGCTGCCGCAGCCGCCGATGGGGGAGAGGGGCATCCCTGAAGCTCTGAAGTTCTCCATGGCTCATGGTGAGGCTGCTCTGTCCTTTGAGATATGTGTTTGTTCTGTGGCCTGAGATGAGCTTGTTTAATCTGTGCATGCTACTTGCTACTAGTAGAAAAGAGTAGATAGTGGTGTGACACATGGCTGGGTTCAGCTCTCAGTAATTTAAGTTTTCAGTATTCACACACACAGAAAAAAGATTCAGTACAAATTTGGCAATGTTTGTAGCATATATAGACATACAGAATGCAGTTCTAGGAGTGCTTAGGTAATGTTGAGTGCACATAGTAGGGTGGTGTTTTTCTCAGATAATAGGGCTATTACAAGAAAACCGCGTAATGTATCGTGAGAACAGTATGATGTGCCATACCCAATGAACTAGTTAAATCTGTGCATGTTAGTAGAAAAGAGTAGAGAGTGATGTGATACATGTGAATGACACAGGGTTTGGTTCAGCTCTCGGTAATTTATATGGTTCAGTACAAATTTGGCACTATCTGTACCTATTTCTCGACGTAGGTAGACAAATTTGGTGTTGTTCAGAGAAAGGTAGATAAGTTTTTTGTATGAAGTGTAAACACAAATACTAGAATGCTTACCGCACCGCAACTATGTGAGTTAATTAGCTTAAATTAGATAAAAATTTAGTACTTTCCAATCTGCAAAAAAAAAAGAGATGATTATCTTTGCTCTTTGGTAAGGGAAATATAGGGTAATTTTGAACAAATCTTGCACGTAGGTGGAATCTGTATATGTTGTGACAAGTGGATGATGAGTCATGCTGGATGAGGGCTCTTTGGATTCTTCTAAATTAAGGTCTTATGTGGATGCCATTATTCATAGACACCATTTACATCACATAATCAATTCAACAGATATTTTTGTACCGCTTTCACTTAAAGGCTAAACCTTGGACAATTCCATGAATACTACTACATCAAGGGTCAATGTGGTGTTTAAATTTATGGCTACAAAACAGAATAGATTTGGGTGGAAGCCTGTGACCTTCCTTCTTATACCCCTTGAGCTCTTTTAAATTTACTGGTTCCTTATGGTTCTAGCATAAGTATTGCCAATTTGTGTATACCTTGATTCAGAGATCAATCAACATCTTGATTCGGAAAAACCATACTGCACAATTATGCTATTTCTGACATGAGAAAAACACCCCAGCGCACAACTAGTCTGTAGACACGTGCCATGGAAATTCTGACATTTTCTTGGGTTAAAAAAATATTTTCTTCTATTCAGACGTGGCATGACACCAGAAGAACCTAGTATGTAACCTAATACGCCTTGTAGAAAATCTGCTGCTATATAGATTCAATCCTTCTGAAACTTATGCTTTTTTTTAAACACTGAAACTTATGCATTTGATATGGAAAATTGAACATCATGAGTCAAATTGCCATGGGTTCATGGATCCACAGCTTTTTAGCACATGCTCTTAGGAAATGTAATGCCACGTAATCGTCTCAATGAGACTAGAAGGATTTCCCTTTGTCAGTTAAAGATCTCCTATCATTCATGACTTTCTCTCTCTAGCAACTTGAATGACTGGCGGATTTCAAAGTACAGACTAGAACTGTTTTTATGGATCTTGGAAATGTGATTGATGGTGCATTTGGGTTCAGGTAAAGGAGGGAACAGTTCTGAGCACTCTGCCCCGATCACTCTGCAGTCACCATTCACAGAATATAATGACCACTTTGAGCTGGGCCTTGGCCAATCCGTGGTAAGCTTTTCCCACTCTTTCGGTTTATCCGTATGAATAATGCTGACAAACCTGTGATTAAATTAGTAATGCATTTAGGACTTTGCAACCTTACAGTTACAAATGCCTTTCTGAATTTCCTTAGCCTTGAGTTCATCAATGCCTTCTGATGTTTTTCAGATTTCCTCCAACTACTACTCTGATCAGCAATATGGCCTACTTTCTTCTTATGGAATGAGATCAGCGGTAATGTGCATTTAATTTTTAATGAGTCATCTCCACTATTTCTATGACTAATCCTTATATATATGTACATAACTTTAGTCCAGTGTTCATCTGAATTCCACAGTTTGAACAATCTAGCACAAGGTTTCCGTAAAATGGTTCATAGTGCTAGTTATATTATGTATGACATTTCTGAACATGAAGTGTGTGGTTGAACCTTTTGATTTCTTTTAGTGCAAATATGAATCTTTAATTTTCTCAATAAGCAACAAATGGAATATAGTACAGAGTGTACACCAAAGAGTACAAAGTTAATATTTTCGAAGTTTGTGAATAGCAATTGCATGGTGAAGCTTTCTTGGCTTAATGTCAGGAAAGTGTTCTGGGGTATCCTTTTTTCACTGACACCAAAAAGGATATATAACAGGGTTTATCTTTGAGTTTGTAAGCCTGAAGCTCGTATACAATTTATTTTATCTAGTAATGTATGATATCTAATATGTTCCTCCATTTCCCTTTGTGCAATGCAGTCTAGCGGGCGTATGCTTATACCACTGAACATGCCTGCTGATGCGCCGAT
This window of the Triticum aestivum cultivar Chinese Spring chromosome 5D, IWGSC CS RefSeq v2.1, whole genome shotgun sequence genome carries:
- the LOC123119274 gene encoding nuclear transcription factor Y subunit A-2, which translates into the protein MMSFKNHHEGFAGQQLLAAAAAAASQASGGAPLPWWVGSQLLYGEPMGHGKAPPAVPMSMSPPEDACRDGQFQVVPRAQALLDAVPLPQPPMGERGIPEALKFSMAHGKGGNSSEHSAPITLQSPFTEYNDHFELGLGQSVISSNYYSDQQYGLLSSYGMRSASSGRMLIPLNMPADAPIYVNAKQYEGILRRRRARAKAEKENRLVKARKPYLHESRHLHAMRRARGSGGRFLNTKKETNGKDTGVGSKAMVGNPLMRSAASLSSEIQHSEQGNPSSVSSLSGSEVTSLYDHEDVDHYHNFEHLRTHFFTPLPSIMDGEHGAGNPFKWAAASDGCCNLLKA